The genomic interval TTCATCACCGTTGACATCATCAATGACGAGAAAAAGAGCATTACCAAAAACAATTTCATCTTGATCAGGTTCAGGGAAACGACGATTTGCAGTCAGTTGTAGAGGAATTGCCATATCATTGATAAAAATATGTAAGGATAAACCTTCACCGATTTCAAACAAGCGAGAACTAATAAAATTTCCACCTAACACAACGGCCATTTCTTCAAGTTGTTTATCAATCGCCGTTGATAGTTTGTAGACAGCAGGATCTTTACCTACTTCCATAATGATTGCATTTAATGTTGTCATATGTTTGCTCCTCATATCATTGTGGTTTTGTTTATTTGCCAAAAAATCAAATGATTATAATTGTAGATAATTTTACTTCATTCGTCAAGCAGCATGAAAGTTCTTCAATCGAGTCCCCACCATTTTTACAGCGTGGGGACTCGACGGTTCCGGCAAATCCCAATTTAGGTTTCACCATTATCAGTGATATGCAAAACCGTATCATTTGTAACGACGAAAAAAATAAAGTTTTTGCCAATTTTTGTGTAGATTGGCAAGAGCTTCATTTTATATAGCTAGCATTTTATGAAGAGGTATTAGTGTTTAGGTTTAAACTAACGCAAAAATAAAAAACTAACGGAATAATCCATTAGCTTTAAAAGATGGTTCTATTTGGGATTGGCAAGAGGGATTTTTGTAAAGGCTGCATCCAAAATTCTATTCATCATGGACTCAGGGCCAGTGCTATCTCGGTCTCTGTTCCACGAAAAGGAAGAACGATACCGAGAGTCTGTATAGGACCATACTACTTGTTTAGTTTTAGGATCTGTCAAGCTTAGTACTAGATTTGCATCATCGTATATTCGATAACCAGCAGGATAATGTACAACTACTTCTTTAGGAATTTCCATCCAACCATGATATTCTTTGCCATCTGCGTTTATACCGCCATATTCTACTCTTTCTTTGATGGTCTCTGTGGAGTCATAAGCATCATAATATTCATAATACCAACCATAATTCCGCACTTCCGCAGATAATACTAGATCAACATATTTAGATAATTCTTGCTCGCGCAACGTAGTGAATTCGAGGGAATTTTTATCCTCAATGGTAGGGATATTAGGATCGCCTTGTATTTGGATATCAATATAATTTAAATTTAATATATAATATTTGCCTAAATTTTTTACTCGATTATTTAATGAATTAATAAATTTTTCTTGTCCATAAGGATATTTATCAAACTTATCATTCATATCTCCTTTGAGGGTATATGAAAATGTTGGTTCTAATAACAATATCCTTTTTACATTGCCAAAATTATAGTTTGGGCTTTTCCAATTGCTTGATTCGGCGGACACGGAAGAAATGGTGACCATAGAGTAACAAATAAGAAGGAACAAAATATTCAACAAGCGCCTAACCATAATAATCTCCTCCATTAGTTTAAAATAGCGAATCAAATGCTGCTTCTTTTAGTATATCACGTTATGGTTTTTTTTCCCATTAATGATAATTGTCCGCAAGCAAACACAAACCAGCTAAGCATTATGTTCAAGAACAGTGTTGATAATATAACAATTTTGCGGTATAGAGGGGAAGCTTTTTATCGCCAAGGAGGTCAGCAGGCAAGAATCCGCTGACCTCTCTTCTATATTATTAACAAAAGAGATTAAGAAATTATTTTTCCCTTTATACTAAATAAAATAAATAAGATAGCGGGATGTTTTTTGTCCCGCGATATGGTATAATGTACAATGTATTCAAGATAATATATAGGGAGGTACTTATGGAGAGAATAGGAGAAAATAACTACCTCGATATTACAGAGGTAGCCAGTAAAGTATATTATAATCTGCCGCCGACGCGCCTAGTAGAAGAAGCCATTAGCCGTAATGAGGGACGGCTTACTTCTACAGGAGCGTTGCGGGTTACTACTGGCAAATATACTGGACGTTCGCCTAATGATAAATTTATTGTGGATTCGCCTGCTGTGCATAGTGATATTGCCTGGGGCAGCAATAAAGCTTTTAGTGGTAAACAGTTTATCCAGCTATATAATCGCATGATGGGATACTTACAAAATCGGGAGATATTTACATTTAGTGGCTATGCAGGAGCTGATGAAGAGCATCAGGTAAAAGTACAATTTATTAATGAATTTGCTTGGCAAAACCTTTTCGTTCATCAACTATTTATTCGTCCTGAGTCATTGCAGGAAACAAGAAAGCCAGATTTCACGGTGATTTGCCTGCCTAACTTTAAAGCGGTACCGGAAATCGACGGTACAATTTCCGAAGCTTTTATTGTCCTGAACCTTGAACAGAGGATAATATTAATTGGGGGAACCCATTATGCTGGTGAAATGAAAAAAGCTATTTTTACGGTCATGAATTTTTTGCTTCCTAAACAAGGTATTCTTTCTATGCATTGCTCCGCTAATATGGGAGAAACAGGTGATACCGCACTATTTTTTGGTCTGAGCGGAACTGGTAAGACTACGTTGTCGGCTGACCATAATCGTCGTCTAATCGGGGATGATGAACATGGCTGGAGTAACCAGGGTATTTTTAATATTGAGGGCGGATGTTATGCTAAGTGTATTAAACTGAGCCAGGAAAATGAGCCACAGATTTGGGACGCCATTCGTTTTGGCACAGTGTTGGAGAATGTAGTTGTGGATGAAGAGAGTCGTGCGGCGAATTATGATAGTGTAGATTTCACTGAAAATACTCGTGCCGCCTACCCTGTTCATTACATTGATAATGTTGTAGTTCCAGGTGTGGGAGGACATCCTAGCACCGTGATATTTCTAACGGCAGATGCCTTTGGAGTATTACCACCGATTGCTAAGTTAAATAAGGAACAGGCTATGTACCATTTCTTATCAGGGTATACAAGTAAGCTTGCGGGAACAGAGAGAGGCGTTACCAAACCAGAAGCCACTTTTTCTGCTTGCTTCGGTGCTCCTTTTCTCCCGTTATCTCCTTTGGTTTATGCAAAAATGCTGGGAGAAAAGTTAGAACAACAGAACACCAATGTTTTCTTGATTAATACTGGTTGGTCAGGAGGACCATATGGCATAGGGAAAAGAATGAATTTAGCTTATACTAGAGCCATGGTGACAGCAGCTATTGAAGGGCATATGGATCATGTATCCTATGATCTAGATCCGATTTTTAATGTTTATGTACCCGATACATGCCCTGGAGTGCCAGAAAGTATACTTAAGCCTCGCAACACCTGGAGTGATGGGGGATCTTATGATCGCCAGGCTAGAAAGCTGGCAGCTTTATTCAATGAAAATTTTACTAGATTTTTGGAAGATATCCCTGAGGGAATTGCTCAAGCGGGTCCCAAAGGGTAATAATAATGGAAGAACTCTTGTAGCTTAATCTTATACTTTGTTTTATGGAGGCAGAACATGACAATAAAAGTAGGAATTAACGGCTTTGGACGCATTGGGAGAATGTGTTTAAGAGCTGCGTTAGAAAATGAGAATATAGAAGTTGTCGCCGTTAATAGCACGTCAGATAGCATTGCATCAGCTCGCCTTTTAGAATATGATTCAATACATGGCAGACTTAATAAAGATATTAAAGCAACTGAAGATAAAATCATAATTGATGGACATCCTATAAAAATAATTTCCGACCGCAATCCAGCTAATCTTCCTTGGGGAAAACTTGGAGTCGATATTGTTATTGAATCTACAGGGAAATTTAATTCTAGTAAGGATTGTGAAGTTCACTTGCGAAATGGTGCTAAAAAAGTTATCATATCAGCACCGGCTAATGACTCCACTCCTACAATTGTTCTGGGAGTTAACGAAAATATTTATAAGCCTACAGTCCATCATGTGATATCTAACGCATCTTGTACGACAAACTGTTTAGCTCCTATTATCAAAGTAATTAATGATAATTTCGGAATTACCAATGGTTTAATGTCTACCGTTCATGCATTTACCACCGATCAACGAAGCTTAGACAATAGTCATAAGGATCCGCGTCGATCAAGAAGTTGCATGCAATCGATAGTTCCAACTTCAACAGGAGCTGCAAAAGCAATTGGCCTTGTAATACCTGAGCTAAAGGGAAAGTTAAACGGAGTTTCCCTACGTGTTCCAGTACCAAATGTATCCTTAGTCGATTTAGTTGTCGAGCTGAAGCAAGACGTAACCATTGAGAAGATCAATGATGCTTTGCGTACTGCCACTAAAAGTTCTATGATGGGTATTATGGAATACTGTGATCAGCCCCTCGTTTCCGTTGACTTTTTGGGCAACAAGCACTCGGCCATTGTAGATGCTCTATCGACATTGGTTATTGAAAAGCGAAAAGCAAAAATTCTTGCATGGTATGATAATGAATGGGGCTACTCCTGTCGTGTTGTTGAACTGGCACAACACATTGGTAAAATGCTGCATAAAGAAGAAGTCAGAAATGTCGAAACAAAAGCTGTAGGATACTAATAATAACAGGAGTATTTACCGATATATTAAAGGAGTGACCTTCTTGAAGGTCACTCCTTTATTCTATATAGCTTAAAAGCTGGTAGATCTCTTTTTTTACTCGTGTATGATCGTCATTGATCAGCATAAGAATATTTGTAGTTGTTTTCTGAGGAAGTTGGGAGGTTCTTTAAATGTTATATAGTTAGGGTAATAAATAACAAATAATATATATGTATTTAATCAAGGTGAAGGGTAAAGCTATTTATCAAAGGTAATATAAAAACCACAATGAAAAGGCGTAAATCGAAAGTAATAGCACATATTAAACCATTTGAAAAAGGGGGAGAACTATTAAGTGGCAGAATTGAAACTTAGGGTAGTAGCATACGAGAAGCAAAAAGACATGCATCATTGTATTGAATTACCAGATGGGTCAACTGTTGATAATGCTATTAGTGAAGTTGTTGAAGGACAAGCTAAGTATGGATCAGCATGGATTGAAATATATGAGAATGGAAATTGGGAGAAATACTTAGATTAATAATTAGGCCGTCCAATAGGACGGTTTTCTTGTATGTAATAAATGATCGATTTGATAAATATGATATAAAACCATAATCGATAGTAATTATCATTTACAAATCTAACGTTACTAATATATAATAAACATATAAAGATGATTCCCTTTTAAGTCAAGAACGAAGAACTAAGGGGATGAGTATAATGACAACAAAAAGCATTTGTCACAATGGTCACTGTCAACCCATACGTAAGGAAAATAAAGCAGGACATTCTAAGTTGACATCTGTGGAGCCTTTCATAAATGGTGCCTTTATCTTATTCCTAATTACCTTAATAG from Pelosinus sp. IPA-1 carries:
- the pckA gene encoding phosphoenolpyruvate carboxykinase (ATP), whose product is MERIGENNYLDITEVASKVYYNLPPTRLVEEAISRNEGRLTSTGALRVTTGKYTGRSPNDKFIVDSPAVHSDIAWGSNKAFSGKQFIQLYNRMMGYLQNREIFTFSGYAGADEEHQVKVQFINEFAWQNLFVHQLFIRPESLQETRKPDFTVICLPNFKAVPEIDGTISEAFIVLNLEQRIILIGGTHYAGEMKKAIFTVMNFLLPKQGILSMHCSANMGETGDTALFFGLSGTGKTTLSADHNRRLIGDDEHGWSNQGIFNIEGGCYAKCIKLSQENEPQIWDAIRFGTVLENVVVDEESRAANYDSVDFTENTRAAYPVHYIDNVVVPGVGGHPSTVIFLTADAFGVLPPIAKLNKEQAMYHFLSGYTSKLAGTERGVTKPEATFSACFGAPFLPLSPLVYAKMLGEKLEQQNTNVFLINTGWSGGPYGIGKRMNLAYTRAMVTAAIEGHMDHVSYDLDPIFNVYVPDTCPGVPESILKPRNTWSDGGSYDRQARKLAALFNENFTRFLEDIPEGIAQAGPKG
- the gap gene encoding type I glyceraldehyde-3-phosphate dehydrogenase; amino-acid sequence: MTIKVGINGFGRIGRMCLRAALENENIEVVAVNSTSDSIASARLLEYDSIHGRLNKDIKATEDKIIIDGHPIKIISDRNPANLPWGKLGVDIVIESTGKFNSSKDCEVHLRNGAKKVIISAPANDSTPTIVLGVNENIYKPTVHHVISNASCTTNCLAPIIKVINDNFGITNGLMSTVHAFTTDQRSLDNSHKDPRRSRSCMQSIVPTSTGAAKAIGLVIPELKGKLNGVSLRVPVPNVSLVDLVVELKQDVTIEKINDALRTATKSSMMGIMEYCDQPLVSVDFLGNKHSAIVDALSTLVIEKRKAKILAWYDNEWGYSCRVVELAQHIGKMLHKEEVRNVETKAVGY